From the Papaver somniferum cultivar HN1 chromosome 2, ASM357369v1, whole genome shotgun sequence genome, the window TAATTTTGAAAGTCAGGATAAGTCAAATTTCTATTATGATTTTCTGTTGGTTGATTTTGTTTCATGTCAATCTTATATCTCAGGTACCCTTGACTACTCTTGCCCTACTTCCCCTCCTCCAGTTGCTCCCATCAATGAAGCTCCAAGGAACGAATCTGTCTTTGACCGTACGTCATTCCACCGTGCCAATCACAGTCCTCTACTCATATAATTTCATTTCAAGAATCAATCAACAAGATTTTATCTAATTAACTAAAGAAATAATCTTGATTTTTGTTTCCACACAGCTTGTTATTACGCGTACTGTGGCGAAGGAACTTGTGTTAAATCAATGAAGTATGGCCATAGATGTGAATGCAACCCAGGTTTCAACAATCTTCTTAACATCACTGCTTTCCCCTGTTACAATGAATGTAAGAACCTATTACTTATCCTCCAAATGAATTCAATTTCTTCATTCATTGCTTAATTATGCATCAAATAAAAAATGCTAATGAATCCATGGTGTTTCTGGTTGATGATGAAGGCGTAATTGGAAACGATTgttggaaaaaaatgggtttcacaaaggatgaatgacacagagaagaaagtgttgcactccaaaactttcaaggcttgtataaatttcttttagacaaatatttctaccctcccaataacaattggcgattacaacaggtatgtgaaatattgccttcaggatacaatgaaagccctgcaacgaaaactgaattcaaggtttgtaccccttgattcaatcaagaacacacaaagagatttctgatttctgatgttgctttttgaaatagagaaaacagattgatttttcttatattgttaaacgaaactgggagaagctatttataaagggttttgcacctgttgggaataggtttttattcgccaacaggtttctattcacgaaacgtcaggttccttcatcaacagacatcaatggtgtcttttggattcgaaattttcgaacaggcttttatcggccaaataaaaccttcagttcaaaaaattcttccgggggcgttgcccccttgaaacccccaccaggggcggtctcccctggacccccacgacctgacctgtcaggtcgaccacagcctggggggcgatccccccaggacccccctttggttagcggcgttgaaaatattccaacaacgATTGTGCAAGCCTTGGAATTACCTCATCCAAGGACACAACTTCATCAACTGGCTCTAAAAGTGGTGACAATTCAAACGATGGTAAGCCCACCTAAGTTGTAATACTGCCTTCTGTCACTAATTTCAAAATAGCTCatacaaaaatttcaagatttcaaactATAATTTTGTAATAAATAGAATGTGAAATCTACTTATCTGAATAACTTTCTGGGTTGTTTTCCTTTCTTACAGCAAGCTCAGGTCTGTCAGGGAGCTTAGTCTGGTTGACAGCATTGATAATCTCCGTTGCTATGATTCCACGAGCATAGAGTGACGCTTATTGGCACACTTGAGATACTGAGATTGCAGATGTTATAGGCTTAGTTCACGATAtttcagatttatatttgctaTTTCTATCCATAGTTAGTCTCTGAATAAACCGACTTTTTCAGTCGACGATAGTTGCATTTGTTTGGTCCGTATGTAAATTAGAGATTGTTTAAGTAACTTATTATATTGTTATTAACAGTTTTATTTTATAATGGGaggcttttttgttttttttgttttttttgaagcatactttTGTTATATGTTTGGCTGTCTTATAGGAGCTGGCTAAATTGGGACCTATGCCACGTAATTGGCGCCTATAACAAAATAGGATCATTAAGAAGTAATTCATATAAATCtcttaaccaactattttcttaatGGTTAATTTATccatgattaattagtgttaattcgggcGATTAGTGGTAAAGTAtagtgttagatgtgaaattaacttgtgttaactaatcatctgaacatgaaaaaatttgaatatttgaaattttttgaagcacgccaactcagaatcggtatatgttgtcaaaaacatataccgattgtaacctcaaaaacatacagagattttttgaaactagcttctacccagaatcggtttatatggacatgaaaatcaaccgattatctataatcggtttatattggcatgaacgtaaaccgattgtgggtaaattttctcttttttatctgtgaattatgtgttgttaaacatcaaataaattTAAAATTCATTTTATACCCGAGTTAATGAAATGAAAtagagtatgatttcatactcattttatgatcgagtattaactgaaaaaaaatgggttaaccagaatcggtttacacgatacatatgtaaaaaccgattcctgacattgcacaacaggaatcggtttataagaatgctcatgtaatccgattctaacaaaaaaaagatacagaaaaattgagaacaacaatcggtttactcgacacgcatataaaatccgattctaacattatacatcaacaatcagtttttataagtgctaatgtaatccgattctggttcaaatttatcgaaccagaaaacatatcaaggacaatcggtcgttgtgggcatgaacataaactgtttctatttgcaatcggatcacatatacattaacgttaaccgattctgataaaccgggaaaatttgatttcaaaattttcaatttttgagcaattttatgttactaaaacctaatttataggattgggttgagaagaaaataagaagaatcagttgaagtggatATGGAAATgaatctgattttgattttagtttttaattttatgattttagttttatgattttgattttgattttagtttttaaattttatgattttagttttaagattttgattttagtttttaattttatgattaggatttgatggggacaaattagtaatattaatatttgatagagggtaaaatggtagtttcatcaaacttagataccccttatcattctttatggggtggatgaaaaaatacataggccccaatttagccaggttataGAAATCATGTCTTTCCGttttatttcttttagttctcacttatatttttttttgttttttttctttttcaattcggTTCGCAAGTTATagccccaaaggtgtcactatccatccacaaacaatccatcaaaacaaaagtaatacaaaaactccaaaaaaacaaaagtaacacaaaaactccaaagaatttgatgaaaccaactttgaaatttggggtttttatatcaattttgtttaagatggagttttaatggatcccaatatTTGAATGGGATTTTTggaccacaagtttggtcaccttggatttgTATGACTAGTTCTGTTTTCAATATAtcccatttcaaaaaaaataataaatgccTCGACTCTATTGTACAACCCACTGGGCTATAACTAGTTGGTTTTGGAATCCAATACACAAGTCTCCAGTCTCCAACACTGTCCAAAATGATTTCAATGCACTTAGTCGGAGTTGGGGTGGGAATTCTAACTCTCTGCATCCAGACACACTGGCATTCAGTAAGGAAAAAAGGTCCTACTAGCCTAAATAGAAATGTTTAGTATGCTTTATGACTTGGCCCAATAAACCCACTTTGCCTTGCATCTATTTAACGTAAGACTCATTAAGTCTTAAGTTCCAGTAACCTCACCACGTTGAATGGTAACAAGAATTCACTCTTTCATTGGCTCTTTCATCTGGTGCTCTAACGTAAAACTCTTTAAGTCTTAAGTGCATAGTCAGTAACCTCACCACGTTGAATGGTAACAGGGATTCACTCTCTCGTTGGCTCTTCCATCTGGTGCTCTCAAATTGCTCAATTTTTGAGTAGATCGTACTTGCTGATTGATCGATGGTTTTCATGTGGCTTATTCTTTGTAATGTACTAAATGAATAATTTTGAATATCTCAGGAAGCTAACTTAGAGACCTGGGGAGCTTATCAAAGCAAAAGTCGAGACTTTATTGTATAAACCAATATCGAAGTTAACTGAAAAATAATATCAAAGTTTGTATGCATGTATGTCTGCAGAAACCTCTGCCAACTGGAATTGCTCCAGTTACGAAAGAAATAATTGAACCCTTCCTTATTGAGTGCGGATACTTAATCGTCCCGAGATTCTTTTGTAACTCATGTCGCATCATAGATCATAGGGATGCCATAAATCCAAGACGAAATCTAAATTCAACAGGAATCAAGGTGAAGCTAGTCGTTCCTCCAATCTCAGAAGTACCCCACTAAAATTATGGTTGCTAGATGGATGCTTCCACAACTAGTTGTTTCCTCCTCAAACTCAGATTTATTGCTGAAATTACCAATCCCATAGGAGTTCGTCCAGATATGATAATGGATACTCAAGAAGATAGTTTGGTCAACGGGAATAATTCTAAAGGCAAGGCAACAGTCATTGATCAGACTTTCAAAGAGAAGGGAGATGATATATGAGACGAAATATCACAGTGGGCCCTTTCTCCAATAGGTCAAGGATTTGCCAGTTATCCATAAACATATGGGAAACCAATTGTCTGATAAATCTGAGGCTCATAATACTTAACAAGGTATGGCTGAACATGAGATTTATGGTCTGATCCATACTTCAAACTCAGTAAGGCGGTTTAAAAGTATGGGCATCCTAACTCATCCACCATCTTTAACTAGAGAAGAGCTCTTGCTGCTGAACATGATGCTCTCATTAATCTCAAACGAAAAATCAATGCAAGAGCTGAGCTAAGGAAGCGTAGTAAAGATGCTAAACCAACTTTGGACAGTATGGTAATTATTTTTAAATGACGAGATAactaagtacaccacaatcttttcgatatcaacctataagtccgataaCTTGCATAATATAATACAGACATAGACTGTCAATAAGATAGCAAAACACAAGGTATACATTTGGTATATAGTATTGGTTCGAAACCGATCacaac encodes:
- the LOC113353051 gene encoding delta and Notch-like epidermal growth factor-related receptor, with the protein product MAGLANFMAILGVVLLLQVNFQSATALDRDDLAPALAPLLDELCKEVVCGKGTCKSSLDYKFNYECECEDGWKRSRADNEEDLKFLPCVIPNCTLDYSCPTSPPPVAPINEAPRNESVFDPCYYAYCGEGTCVKSMKYGHRCECNPGFNNLLNITAFPCYNECVIGNDCASLGITSSKDTTSSTGSKSGDNSNDASSGLSGSLVWLTALIISVAMIPRA